A genome region from Streptomyces sp. NBC_01296 includes the following:
- a CDS encoding transglycosylase SLT domain-containing protein, translating into MSRISVRGIAVASATAVTTVGAVVGVAAGDPASNDLETTASGATLLADIPVGDQAQVQNASLTQQADAIAQGADTDAKRVAEEAARIQAAEDAKSKKAEAQKAADEKAKKDREEKEQVASRSAARSAGDFAVQSSYTVAQVKAIAQQIVPAGQFQCFSNIINEESTWNYKAVNSSSGAYGLVQALPGSKMSSVADDWRTNPATQIQWGLNYMNERYHSPCSAWSFHQANGWY; encoded by the coding sequence GTGAGCCGGATCTCGGTCCGGGGGATCGCTGTGGCTTCGGCCACCGCAGTCACCACCGTCGGCGCAGTCGTGGGCGTTGCCGCTGGCGACCCCGCCTCGAACGATCTCGAGACCACCGCGTCCGGGGCGACCCTCCTCGCCGACATCCCGGTCGGCGACCAGGCGCAGGTCCAGAACGCGTCCCTGACGCAGCAGGCCGACGCCATCGCCCAGGGCGCCGACACCGACGCCAAGCGCGTCGCCGAGGAAGCCGCCCGCATCCAGGCCGCCGAGGACGCCAAGTCCAAGAAGGCCGAGGCGCAGAAGGCTGCCGACGAGAAGGCGAAGAAGGACCGCGAGGAGAAGGAGCAGGTCGCCAGCCGCTCCGCGGCCCGCAGCGCCGGAGACTTCGCCGTCCAGAGCTCCTACACGGTCGCCCAGGTCAAGGCCATCGCCCAGCAGATCGTCCCGGCCGGGCAGTTCCAGTGCTTCTCGAACATCATCAACGAGGAGTCGACCTGGAACTACAAGGCCGTGAACTCGTCCTCGGGCGCGTACGGTCTGGTCCAGGCGCTCCCGGGCTCGAAGATGTCCTCGGTCGCCGACGACTGGCGCACCAACCCGGCCACCCAGATCCAGTGGGGCCTGAACTACATGAACGAGCGCTACCACAGCCCGTGCAGCGCCTGGAGCTTCCACCAGGCCAACGGCTGGTACTAG
- a CDS encoding PhoH family protein, which translates to MVTSTKRRLPDRRTYVLDTSVLLADPNAITRFDEHEVVLPIVVITELEAKRHHPELGYFARQALRLLDDFRVRYGRLDAPIPLGDLGGTLRVELNHSDPGVLPAGFRLGDNDSRILAVARNLQAEGYDVTVVSKDLPLRIKASSVGLLAEEYRAELAITDAGWTGMSELALSGEQVDLLYSEERLYVPEAAELPVHTGLVLQSERGKALGRVTADGNVRLVRGDREAFGLHGRSAEQRIALDLLLDPEIGILSMGGRAGTGKSALALCAGLEAVLERRQHQKVMVFRPLYAVGGQDLGYLPGDASEKMSPWAQAVFDTLSAVAGREVIEEVLNRGMLEVLPLTHIRGRSLHDAFVIVDEAQSLERNVLLTVLSRIGANSRVVLTHDVAQRDNLRVGRYDGVVAVVEKLKGHPLFAHVTLTRSERSPIAALVTEMLESL; encoded by the coding sequence GTGGTGACCAGCACAAAGCGCCGCCTGCCCGACAGGCGGACCTACGTCCTCGACACCAGCGTCCTGCTGGCAGACCCCAATGCGATCACCCGCTTCGACGAGCACGAGGTCGTGCTCCCGATCGTGGTGATCACCGAGCTGGAGGCAAAGAGGCACCATCCCGAACTCGGCTACTTCGCCCGTCAGGCCCTGCGCCTGCTCGACGACTTCCGGGTTCGCTACGGTCGCCTCGACGCCCCCATCCCGCTGGGCGATCTGGGCGGCACCCTGCGTGTCGAGCTCAACCACTCCGACCCCGGTGTCCTGCCGGCCGGCTTCCGGTTGGGGGACAACGACTCGCGGATCCTCGCGGTCGCCCGCAATCTCCAGGCCGAGGGCTACGACGTCACGGTCGTCTCGAAGGATCTCCCGCTGCGCATCAAAGCCTCCTCCGTGGGGCTGCTCGCCGAGGAGTACCGGGCGGAGCTCGCGATCACCGACGCCGGCTGGACCGGCATGAGTGAGCTCGCGCTGTCCGGGGAGCAGGTCGACCTGCTCTACTCCGAGGAGCGGCTGTACGTACCGGAGGCCGCCGAACTGCCCGTGCACACGGGGCTGGTCCTCCAGTCCGAGCGGGGCAAGGCCCTGGGCCGGGTCACCGCGGACGGCAACGTACGGCTCGTACGGGGCGACCGCGAGGCCTTCGGGCTGCACGGCCGCAGCGCCGAGCAGCGCATCGCCCTGGACCTGCTGCTCGATCCGGAGATCGGGATCCTGTCCATGGGCGGCCGGGCCGGCACCGGAAAGTCGGCGCTGGCGCTGTGCGCGGGCCTGGAGGCCGTGCTCGAGCGGAGGCAGCATCAGAAGGTGATGGTCTTCCGGCCGCTGTACGCGGTGGGCGGCCAGGACCTCGGCTACCTGCCCGGGGACGCGTCCGAGAAGATGAGCCCCTGGGCGCAGGCGGTCTTCGACACCCTCTCGGCGGTGGCCGGGCGCGAGGTCATCGAGGAGGTGCTGAACCGGGGGATGCTGGAGGTCCTGCCGCTCACGCACATCCGCGGGCGCTCGCTGCACGACGCCTTCGTGATCGTGGACGAAGCCCAGTCGCTGGAGCGGAACGTCCTGCTGACCGTTCTGTCCCGAATCGGCGCAAATTCGCGGGTTGTTCTGACCCACGACGTCGCCCAGCGGGACAATCTGCGGGTCGGCCGGTACGACGGCGTGGTGGCGGTCGTTGAGAAGCTGAAGGGGCACCCCCTCTTCGCGCACGTCACGCTCACCCGCTCCGAGCGCTCCCCGATCGCCGCACTGGTCACCGAGATGCTCGAGTCCCTGTAG
- a CDS encoding isoprenyl transferase, which yields MKLRDLVYRLYARRVEGRLDHDASPKHIGVILDGNRRWAKASGGTTEQGHQAGADKISEMLGWCTETDVEVVTLWMLSTDNLDRPEVELRPLLNIIENTVRGLAADGRWRVHHVGNLDILPAQTQSVLKEAEQATHDVDGILVNVAVGYGGRQEIADAVRSLLLEHAEKGTSFEELAEILDIDHIAEHLYTRGQPDPDLVIRTSGEQRLSGFMLWQSAHSEYYFCEVFWPAFRKVDFLRALRDYAARHRRYGS from the coding sequence GTGAAGCTGCGCGACCTGGTGTACAGGCTCTACGCACGCCGGGTGGAAGGCCGCCTCGACCATGACGCGTCGCCCAAGCACATCGGCGTGATCCTGGACGGGAACCGGCGCTGGGCGAAGGCGTCCGGAGGCACGACGGAGCAGGGCCACCAGGCGGGGGCCGACAAGATCTCCGAGATGCTGGGCTGGTGCACCGAGACCGACGTCGAGGTCGTCACCCTGTGGATGCTGTCCACGGACAACCTGGACCGGCCGGAGGTCGAGCTCCGCCCGCTGCTCAACATCATCGAGAACACGGTCCGGGGCCTCGCCGCGGACGGCCGCTGGCGCGTCCACCACGTCGGCAACCTCGACATCCTGCCCGCGCAGACGCAGTCGGTGCTGAAGGAGGCCGAGCAGGCCACCCACGACGTCGACGGGATACTCGTCAACGTCGCCGTCGGCTACGGCGGCCGCCAGGAGATCGCCGACGCGGTCCGCTCCCTGCTGCTCGAGCACGCGGAGAAGGGCACCTCGTTCGAGGAGCTCGCCGAGATCCTCGACATCGACCACATCGCCGAGCACCTCTACACGCGCGGCCAGCCCGACCCGGACCTGGTCATCCGGACCAGCGGCGAGCAGCGGCTGTCCGGATTCATGCTGTGGCAGAGCGCGCACTCCGAGTACTACTTCTGCGAGGTGTTCTGGCCGGCCTTCCGCAAGGTCGACTTCCTCCGGGCACTGCGCGACTACGCCGCCCGCCACCGCCGCTACGGCTCCTGA
- the mgrA gene encoding L-glyceraldehyde 3-phosphate reductase, with translation MTDNNPYRAEPSRYDSMEYRRTGHSGLKLPAISLGLWHNFGDDKSLESQRAILRRAFDLGVTHFDLANNYGPPPGSAELNFGKIFAQDFASYRDQLILSTKAGYFMHEGPYGEWGSRKYLMSSLDASLKRMGVDYVDIFYSHRFDPETPLEETMGALASAVRQGKALYVGVSSYTAEQTAEAARILREMGIRPLIHQPSYSMINRWTEEDGLLDTLEEAGMGCISFAPLAQGLLTGKYLKGIPEDSRAAAGKSLNPDLLSQDVVRRLAGLNEIAARRGQSLAQLALTWVLRDERMTSALIGASSVSQLEQNVAALGGAPLSEQELKEIDSFAVSTPGTNIWAQRS, from the coding sequence GTGACTGATAACAATCCCTATCGGGCAGAGCCCTCGCGCTACGACTCCATGGAGTACCGGCGCACCGGCCACAGCGGCCTCAAGCTTCCCGCCATCTCCCTCGGCCTCTGGCACAACTTCGGTGACGACAAGTCCCTCGAGTCCCAGCGGGCGATCCTGCGCCGGGCCTTCGACCTGGGCGTCACCCACTTCGACCTGGCGAACAACTACGGCCCGCCCCCCGGCTCGGCCGAGCTCAACTTCGGCAAGATCTTCGCGCAGGACTTCGCCTCCTACCGCGACCAGCTGATCCTCTCCACCAAGGCCGGCTACTTCATGCACGAGGGCCCCTACGGCGAGTGGGGCAGCCGGAAGTACCTGATGAGCTCGCTCGACGCCTCGCTGAAGCGGATGGGCGTGGACTACGTCGACATCTTCTACTCGCACCGCTTCGACCCGGAGACCCCGCTGGAGGAGACCATGGGCGCGCTGGCGTCCGCGGTCCGGCAGGGCAAGGCGCTGTACGTGGGCGTGTCCTCGTACACGGCCGAGCAGACGGCCGAGGCTGCGCGGATCCTGCGCGAGATGGGCATCCGCCCGCTCATCCACCAGCCCTCGTACTCCATGATCAACCGCTGGACGGAGGAGGACGGGCTGCTGGACACCCTGGAGGAGGCCGGCATGGGCTGCATCTCCTTCGCGCCGCTCGCGCAGGGGCTGCTGACCGGCAAGTACCTGAAGGGCATCCCGGAGGACTCGCGTGCCGCCGCGGGCAAGTCCCTGAACCCGGACCTGCTGTCGCAGGACGTGGTCCGCCGCCTCGCCGGCCTGAACGAGATCGCGGCGCGCCGCGGGCAGTCGCTGGCGCAGCTGGCGCTGACCTGGGTGCTGCGGGACGAGCGGATGACCTCGGCGCTGATCGGCGCTTCGAGCGTGTCCCAGCTGGAGCAGAACGTGGCCGCGCTGGGCGGTGCGCCGCTGTCGGAGCAGGAGCTGAAGGAGATCGACTCCTTCGCGGTGTCCACCCCCGGCACCAACATCTGGGCCCAGCGCAGCTGA
- a CDS encoding A24 family peptidase: protein MGLSVITVAAVVYGVAAGLLLPRAAYRLAVEPDEPWQDRCPEGHPIRGWLGLPRCHPAARASSREPSHRYGVSVAWGGAVAGALCGVVGGAVGERPEGVVLVAVAPVLLLLGIVDLAVQRLPDVLTLPLAGAVAAGLGAAALVPGAGGSWTGALLGGGALGGAYLLLFLINPAGMGFGDVKLALALGVILGWYGWGVWAVGAFLGFLYGALYGLTLVLRGPGGRRTAFPFGPFMTAGALTGVLLGGFGA, encoded by the coding sequence ATGGGCCTGTCAGTGATCACCGTCGCCGCGGTCGTGTACGGGGTGGCTGCGGGGCTGCTGCTGCCGCGGGCCGCGTATCGCCTGGCGGTCGAGCCGGATGAGCCTTGGCAGGACCGCTGCCCCGAGGGCCACCCGATCCGAGGCTGGCTGGGCCTGCCCCGCTGCCACCCCGCTGCGCGCGCTTCGTCGCGGGAGCCGTCGCACCGGTACGGGGTTTCCGTTGCGTGGGGCGGCGCCGTCGCCGGCGCGCTGTGCGGGGTGGTGGGCGGAGCTGTCGGAGAGCGGCCCGAAGGGGTCGTGCTGGTTGCGGTGGCGCCGGTGCTGCTCCTGCTCGGGATCGTGGACCTGGCCGTGCAGCGGCTGCCCGATGTGCTCACCCTGCCCCTCGCGGGAGCGGTCGCCGCCGGGCTCGGGGCGGCAGCCCTCGTACCCGGCGCCGGGGGGTCCTGGACGGGCGCCCTGCTCGGTGGGGGCGCGCTCGGAGGGGCGTACCTCCTGCTGTTCCTGATCAACCCCGCCGGCATGGGCTTCGGCGACGTCAAGCTGGCGCTCGCGCTCGGGGTCATCCTTGGGTGGTACGGCTGGGGGGTATGGGCCGTCGGAGCCTTCCTCGGGTTCCTCTACGGCGCCCTGTACGGCCTCACCCTTGTGCTGCGGGGCCCCGGAGGCCGCCGGACGGCCTTCCCTTTCGGCCCCTTCATGACGGCCGGAGCCCTCACCGGAGTGCTGCTGGGTGGTTTCGGAGCGTAA
- a CDS encoding DUF192 domain-containing protein, whose amino-acid sequence MTTSNGLLRLGPDREPVPLEIAASYRARTRGLLGRDGIPGAALLLTPAGSVHTFRMRFAIDVAYLDRRLRVIALTTMPPGRLGLPRLRSRHVLEAEAGAMTAWGLRVGSQLHVEGPDGPDPSQLPLGPARPRR is encoded by the coding sequence ATGACCACCAGCAACGGCCTGCTCCGCCTCGGGCCGGACCGGGAACCGGTGCCCCTGGAGATCGCGGCCTCCTACCGGGCCCGCACCCGCGGCCTGCTCGGCCGCGACGGCATACCCGGCGCCGCCCTGCTCCTCACCCCGGCCGGGAGCGTGCACACGTTCCGGATGCGGTTCGCGATCGACGTGGCGTACCTCGACCGCCGCCTGCGCGTCATCGCCCTGACGACCATGCCCCCCGGCCGGCTCGGGCTCCCCCGGCTCCGCTCCCGGCACGTCCTGGAGGCCGAGGCCGGGGCCATGACGGCCTGGGGCCTGCGCGTCGGCTCGCAGCTGCACGTCGAGGGACCGGACGGACCGGACCCGTCTCAACTACCGCTAGGCCCGGCGCGGCCCCGGCGGTAG
- a CDS encoding SMI1/KNR4 family protein codes for MTENARIKALEQIMPATHGADEDIDWPAAEAAWHTRFPADFVAFMGRFGAGSINGEASILLPLPKPGLQWDPAEMAEETENARQLWEAEGGRAAFGVDPESIIAWGVTGGSDILCWVTTDPDPNRWPVLVVGRHTADAFAVHPYGMAEFLYRLCSDEFDVSPVSITFWDGGHLSFVHWRKAQRRWQEGRNPETGEPDPYAGEFTD; via the coding sequence ATGACGGAGAACGCGCGGATCAAGGCGCTGGAGCAGATCATGCCGGCGACGCACGGCGCCGACGAGGACATCGACTGGCCGGCCGCCGAGGCCGCCTGGCACACCCGGTTCCCGGCCGATTTCGTCGCCTTCATGGGCCGCTTCGGCGCCGGCTCCATCAACGGCGAGGCCAGCATCCTGCTGCCCCTCCCCAAGCCCGGGCTGCAGTGGGATCCGGCCGAGATGGCCGAGGAGACCGAAAACGCCCGCCAGCTCTGGGAGGCGGAGGGCGGCCGGGCCGCCTTCGGCGTGGACCCCGAGTCGATCATCGCGTGGGGCGTCACCGGCGGCTCCGACATCCTCTGCTGGGTCACCACCGACCCCGATCCGAACCGCTGGCCCGTCCTGGTGGTCGGCCGGCACACCGCCGACGCGTTCGCGGTCCATCCGTACGGCATGGCCGAGTTCCTGTACCGGCTCTGCTCCGACGAGTTCGACGTGAGCCCGGTCAGCATCACCTTCTGGGACGGCGGGCACCTCAGCTTCGTGCACTGGCGCAAGGCCCAGCGCCGCTGGCAGGAGGGCCGCAACCCGGAGACGGGCGAGCCCGACCCCTACGCGGGCGAGTTCACCGACTGA
- a CDS encoding ABC transporter substrate-binding protein yields the protein MRRRIFGTGATAVVLGLLLPLAGCGGSDNGAGDSGTLRLVAAEYGDNQATSSKAFWDKVTVDFTNANPDIKVEVQLLPWADIDREVTRMVKSGNAPDMALMGSYSDFAAQNKLYSADELLSVTAEANFLQPLAEAGSVGNTLYGLPWVASSRLLFYNQGLFKQAGVSEPKNWSDLKSAAKALKDKGVKYPYALPLGPEEAHAEAMIWELSNGGGYADSAGNYNLASDQNIETFRWLKDNLVGPGLTGPVPPSQLNRADAFAAFVRGEVGMLNGYPQLLHEARAKGIDVRTATMPVSDTLGSGETPPAVGVADWMMAFKQNGKRAEIGKFLDFIYQDKNLSDFAGRYHLLPSTVSASRNPSGAGLDSNDQFFLTALRGAQLYPVNDPSWVTVSDTIKRNIGRAVEPNGDAKSVLEEIAAKANEAAKKH from the coding sequence GTGCGACGAAGAATCTTCGGCACGGGCGCGACCGCGGTCGTGCTCGGTCTGCTGCTCCCGCTGGCCGGATGCGGCGGTTCAGACAACGGCGCAGGTGACAGCGGAACGCTGCGCCTGGTCGCCGCGGAATACGGCGACAACCAGGCCACCAGTTCCAAGGCCTTCTGGGACAAGGTCACAGTCGATTTCACCAACGCCAACCCCGACATCAAGGTCGAGGTCCAGCTCCTGCCGTGGGCGGACATCGACCGCGAGGTCACCCGTATGGTCAAGTCCGGCAATGCGCCGGACATGGCCCTCATGGGCTCGTACTCGGACTTCGCGGCGCAGAACAAGCTCTATTCCGCGGACGAACTCCTCTCGGTCACCGCCGAGGCGAACTTCCTGCAGCCGCTCGCCGAGGCCGGCTCGGTCGGCAACACCCTCTACGGCCTGCCCTGGGTGGCGAGCAGCCGGCTCCTCTTCTACAACCAGGGCCTCTTCAAGCAGGCCGGCGTCAGCGAGCCCAAGAACTGGTCCGACCTGAAGTCCGCCGCCAAGGCGCTCAAGGACAAGGGCGTGAAGTACCCGTACGCCCTGCCCCTGGGCCCGGAGGAGGCGCATGCCGAGGCGATGATCTGGGAGCTGAGCAACGGCGGCGGCTACGCCGACAGCGCCGGCAACTACAACCTGGCCTCCGACCAGAACATCGAGACCTTCCGCTGGCTGAAGGACAACCTGGTCGGTCCCGGCCTGACCGGGCCCGTCCCGCCGTCGCAGCTCAACCGCGCCGACGCCTTCGCCGCCTTCGTGCGCGGCGAGGTCGGCATGCTGAACGGCTACCCGCAGCTCCTCCACGAGGCGCGTGCCAAGGGCATCGACGTCCGCACCGCGACCATGCCGGTCTCGGACACGCTCGGCTCCGGGGAGACCCCGCCGGCCGTGGGTGTCGCCGACTGGATGATGGCCTTCAAGCAGAACGGAAAGCGCGCGGAGATCGGCAAGTTCCTGGACTTCATCTACCAGGACAAGAACCTGTCGGACTTCGCGGGCCGCTACCACCTGCTGCCCTCGACCGTCTCGGCCTCCCGCAACCCCTCCGGCGCCGGCCTCGACAGCAACGACCAGTTCTTCCTGACGGCCCTGCGCGGCGCCCAGCTGTACCCGGTGAACGACCCGTCCTGGGTGACGGTCAGCGACACCATCAAGCGCAACATCGGCCGCGCCGTGGAACCGAACGGCGACGCGAAGTCCGTCCTCGAGGAGATCGCCGCCAAGGCGAACGAGGCCGCAAAGAAGCACTGA
- a CDS encoding serine hydrolase domain-containing protein gives MGASAGVGTNVYGAVAAGWEPVREEFEAFVAAEAHSPEAQLAVYRDGRRVVDLWAGEDTGADTLTGVYSITKGGAHLVVALLVQDGVLELERRVSEYWPQFMGGGKERLTVRQLVSHQAGLVNTAEGFDYAEIADDALIAARLAAQEPYWEPGTAYGYHAFVIGALIGEVVRRATGKSLQEVFEERIRAPYGLDLYMGLPQELEGRWKPVLEMLPTPEQLAATAGAALPELLPVAFNAHREPAMDLLAYGNHPKVRELGPASAGGTGTARGVAGMYAAAISEVDGRPPLLKPETAAEFAAPHTPGEDRVTAEVDHFGLGFERQHAVGPQAFGHCGASGGLGWADPATGLAYGYTRRRFAFPGGAAPENERLTAAVLRAASAQGATAQA, from the coding sequence ATGGGCGCGAGTGCGGGTGTGGGTACGAACGTGTACGGCGCGGTGGCAGCGGGCTGGGAGCCCGTACGGGAGGAGTTCGAGGCCTTCGTCGCGGCCGAGGCGCACTCCCCCGAGGCGCAGTTGGCGGTGTACCGGGACGGCCGCCGCGTGGTCGACCTGTGGGCCGGCGAGGACACCGGCGCCGACACCCTGACCGGGGTCTATTCGATCACCAAGGGCGGCGCGCACCTGGTGGTGGCGCTGCTCGTACAGGACGGCGTACTGGAGCTGGAGCGCCGCGTCTCGGAGTACTGGCCGCAGTTCATGGGCGGCGGCAAGGAGCGCCTGACGGTGCGGCAGCTGGTCTCGCACCAGGCCGGACTGGTCAACACCGCCGAGGGCTTCGACTACGCGGAGATCGCGGACGACGCGCTGATCGCGGCGCGACTGGCCGCGCAGGAGCCGTACTGGGAGCCCGGGACGGCGTACGGGTACCACGCCTTCGTGATCGGCGCGCTGATCGGCGAGGTGGTGCGGCGGGCCACCGGAAAGTCCCTCCAGGAGGTGTTCGAGGAGCGGATCCGCGCACCGTACGGGCTGGACCTGTACATGGGCCTGCCACAGGAGCTGGAGGGCCGCTGGAAGCCGGTGCTGGAGATGCTTCCCACGCCCGAGCAGCTGGCGGCGACGGCCGGGGCCGCGCTGCCGGAGCTCCTGCCGGTCGCGTTCAACGCGCACCGGGAGCCCGCGATGGACCTGCTGGCGTACGGGAACCACCCCAAGGTGAGGGAACTGGGCCCGGCGTCGGCCGGCGGCACAGGAACGGCGCGCGGCGTCGCGGGGATGTACGCGGCCGCGATCAGCGAGGTGGACGGCCGGCCTCCGCTGCTGAAGCCGGAGACGGCGGCCGAGTTCGCGGCGCCCCACACCCCGGGCGAGGACCGGGTGACCGCCGAGGTGGACCACTTCGGGCTGGGCTTCGAGCGGCAGCACGCCGTGGGCCCGCAGGCGTTCGGGCACTGCGGCGCGTCGGGCGGGCTGGGCTGGGCGGACCCGGCGACGGGGCTCGCGTACGGGTATACGCGCCGCCGGTTCGCCTTCCCGGGCGGGGCCGCGCCGGAGAACGAGCGCCTGACGGCGGCGGTGCTGCGGGCGGCCTCGGCCCAGGGGGCGACGGCTCAGGCCTGA
- a CDS encoding nuclear transport factor 2 family protein: protein MIPSNQLTDPAVRAFVSAVNAGDRNAFRAVLTEGATMSDDGSDRDITQWAEKEIWSSNGHMDVEKESDGGRALVVDYRNDTWGEMRTAWQFTVTGDGRISRFETGQA, encoded by the coding sequence GTGATCCCGTCGAACCAGCTGACCGACCCCGCCGTCCGCGCCTTCGTCAGCGCCGTCAACGCGGGAGACCGGAACGCCTTCCGCGCCGTCCTCACCGAGGGCGCGACCATGTCCGACGACGGCTCCGACCGCGACATCACCCAGTGGGCCGAGAAGGAGATCTGGTCCTCCAACGGGCACATGGACGTGGAAAAGGAGTCCGACGGCGGCCGCGCCCTCGTCGTCGACTATCGCAACGACACGTGGGGCGAGATGCGCACCGCCTGGCAGTTCACCGTCACCGGCGACGGCCGCATCAGCCGCTTCGAGACCGGTCAGGCCTGA
- a CDS encoding polysaccharide deacetylase family protein — MARANRQGIRAGAVVVAAAAAVAGTAWGVTALVEPGPGRHEDAARQTDTGGTGGGSDDGAKGGGGKGGGAQGAGGGAPRSQIPDGIAHASESGGNAVNITIDDGPDPQWTPKVLEVLEKYDVKATFCMIGPQAKAHPDLVKRVVAGGHRLCDHTMNHDTAMDKKPVDYQEKQILDAKKMIEDAAGGGATVEYYRAPGGAFTPDSRRIAAAHGMRPLGWNVDTKDFGKPGVAAIVNTVKTEIGNGPTVLFHDGGGNRTQTVAALDQVLAWLKNQGRPTGFPVRTAPDAS, encoded by the coding sequence ATGGCGCGCGCGAACAGGCAGGGCATCCGGGCCGGGGCAGTCGTCGTGGCCGCGGCCGCCGCAGTGGCCGGGACGGCGTGGGGGGTGACCGCCCTCGTGGAACCGGGCCCCGGCCGGCACGAGGACGCGGCCCGCCAGACCGACACCGGTGGCACGGGCGGCGGTTCGGACGACGGGGCGAAGGGCGGTGGCGGGAAGGGTGGCGGGGCCCAAGGCGCCGGCGGCGGCGCGCCCCGGTCGCAGATACCCGACGGCATAGCGCACGCCTCCGAGAGCGGCGGCAACGCCGTCAACATCACCATCGACGACGGCCCCGACCCCCAGTGGACCCCCAAGGTCCTCGAGGTGCTCGAGAAGTACGACGTGAAGGCGACCTTCTGCATGATCGGACCGCAGGCCAAGGCCCACCCCGACCTGGTCAAGCGGGTCGTCGCGGGCGGCCACCGGCTCTGCGACCACACCATGAACCACGACACGGCCATGGACAAGAAGCCCGTGGACTACCAGGAGAAGCAGATCCTGGACGCGAAGAAGATGATCGAGGACGCCGCGGGCGGCGGCGCCACGGTGGAGTACTACCGCGCCCCGGGCGGCGCGTTCACCCCCGACAGCCGCCGCATCGCCGCCGCGCACGGCATGCGCCCGCTCGGATGGAATGTCGACACCAAGGACTTCGGCAAGCCCGGCGTCGCCGCCATCGTCAACACGGTCAAGACGGAGATAGGCAACGGCCCGACCGTCCTCTTCCACGACGGCGGCGGCAACCGCACCCAGACCGTCGCGGCCCTCGACCAGGTGCTGGCCTGGCTGAAGAACCAGGGCCGTCCCACCGGCTTCCCCGTCCGCACCGCCCCTGACGCCTCCTGA